One Virgibacillus proomii DNA window includes the following coding sequences:
- a CDS encoding SDR family oxidoreductase codes for MKPEDMQIGSTPRQQQNRQPGFESEMTPFPHQPLDYKGSNKLKGKVALITGGDSGIGRAVAILYAKEGANVAISYLDEHRDAEKTKELIEAEGVKCILLPGDIKEAAHCIDLVEKTVEAFGKINILVNNAAIQFIREDVLDISDEQMEDVFRVNFFSQFYLTKAAVRCMSAGDSIINTSSINAYRGNPILMDYSATKGAITAFTRSIAQSLANKGIRANSVAPGPVWTPLIPSSFDEKGVENFGQDTLMNRPGQPSEHAWPYVMLASDEASYMTGQAIHINGGAWTSS; via the coding sequence ATGAAACCTGAAGACATGCAAATTGGGAGTACACCTCGTCAGCAACAAAATCGCCAGCCAGGGTTCGAATCAGAAATGACCCCTTTCCCACATCAACCTTTAGACTATAAAGGCTCAAATAAATTAAAAGGAAAAGTTGCCTTAATCACTGGTGGAGATAGTGGTATCGGTCGTGCGGTGGCAATTTTGTATGCAAAAGAAGGAGCTAATGTAGCCATTTCTTACTTGGATGAACATCGTGATGCGGAAAAAACAAAGGAACTCATAGAAGCTGAAGGAGTAAAATGTATCTTACTTCCTGGTGATATTAAAGAGGCTGCACATTGTATTGACCTAGTGGAAAAGACAGTGGAGGCATTCGGTAAAATCAATATATTAGTTAATAATGCAGCCATTCAATTTATTCGTGAGGACGTATTGGATATATCTGATGAGCAAATGGAGGACGTATTCCGTGTTAACTTCTTCTCTCAATTTTATTTAACAAAAGCTGCTGTTCGCTGTATGAGCGCAGGGGATTCAATTATTAATACGTCTTCCATCAATGCCTATAGGGGCAACCCTATCTTAATGGATTACTCTGCTACAAAAGGAGCGATAACTGCGTTTACTCGCAGTATTGCCCAAAGCTTGGCTAATAAAGGTATTCGTGCTAATTCTGTAGCTCCGGGTCCTGTTTGGACACCGCTTATACCGTCATCCTTTGATGAAAAGGGAGTGGAGAATTTTGGGCAGGATACGTTAATGAATCGGCCTGGTCAGCCTTCTGAGCATGCTTGGCCGTATGTAATGTTGGCATCAGATGAAGCATCTTATATGACAGGACAAGCGATTCATATCAATGGTGGTGCATGGACATCCTCTTAA
- a CDS encoding SpaA isopeptide-forming pilin-related protein, with the protein MKKQLSVLFIIFLLLQTISSSLAFPMQINAQEIDNEIVTNMELIDESGDSIQLENKQKATHVRVDWSIKDITVDPKIAYTQPIPTAIEIKKKQEGKLMVEEVEVGTYVVDTDNKVTIRFKEEISQFPNTSGSFMVEVAQGMQDKNNADEQQADKATTAQKADKPTKVLQEDSNDPKGEVKHDENSTSEEAAKSAAGNKELQAEKIAVEKVASLNEITKNILTNAEVSYQDVNGEPLTKPGKDSIISIKYWWELPNRHGYKAGDTFTFQVPEELDIYSEFERVELKFNGETIGYLSVKKDGTATIEFTKFIEEYSNINGTFEIWTQLKEETVITENREVIITPIEGKEAITIPIDFNPGWPAVEKQGVPNRSYNAEEIEWTIDFNKTLETIRNAKVIDPIQKGQVLREDSIKLYHLETKLNGEATLGDEVESTAYTVRKTENGEDFTIKFNKDIHSAYRLVYVTDITDDDQAEFNNKVSLTGNDFENKSAEATVSVGRGAPLEKRAAHYDRENQVITWEIRYNYNEKNIAKEDALLKDFFNGSQELIENSFVVSKITIHENGGETSAEEIVKGTDYTVTPKQQGDQTGFHLQFTEDISSAYKILYKTKASERVFDQETITNTVNTGDHETTDNQTIDQVILFKSHGTPNYKDKTMEWSVSFNHDKQKMNNVVVDDIFTNKGLTLVPESLKISGLEKGIDYRLTKNEADQFEIEFLKPITDSHTITYTTKFDYEQRENKEEHFVNHAYLTWTDEEGNNKEKDAEAIFKPDDYTQHNGFKYGSYNAVTKEITWNIGVNYNLKTLESAVVKDFIQGNQQLKRDSITVYEMELTGGANGIRLKEAVPGEDYSIKFIKNEKAEPGFQVSFEKEMKEAYLIEYKTSLDELELVAENYKNRATLYNGDKKETDLDASVSIPHGGKYTEKSGSQSGKIIDWKVNINFAQSNVSNATIVDNPSNNQALLENSFHLYATSVNEHGDVTKGEKLELGTDYTLELNQNPDSFILKFREEINEPYMLEYQSLILEKPGNSVSNSISFNGDNIDEVVNESKETIKVKYTNGMGEGTGEIGRLTVNKTDSKTGELLPGATFTLVDEESGVTIGTKTTGEGGKAVFDRLLYGDYTLIEDSAPDGYFIDKKQYTITINKPYEEGSAEKLGNQYTVTNSKLIHAVQLNKVDKETGKTLSGASFVLQKKNGDTYENINYVTTNAAGIIYKDGLEPGDYQFIETKAPNGYQLNTEPIPFTIGKKQTEVLTLTAENIKLGSVELTKLAEDGENQVLKDAEFRLEREDGSVVYPLLRTDENGKIFVSNLQPGKYQFIETKAPAYYLLNKEPIPFTIEPGKTKAVTVEAMNELILGKVELTKVDKDQEEVSLEGAVFNLLNEKDEVIQKNLTTNEEGKIVVENLKPGMYQFVETKAPDHYQLNATPIKFTIEKSKTEADVRVVKVQAENELIPGSVELVKVEEDNKDKTLEGAVFELQDAEGNTLQEGLTTNEAGKIVVEDLRPGKYQFVETKAPAHYQLDAKPIAFDVETSQKEILRLTAMNTLTTGKVELTKIDRNDQATKLEGAEFELQDAKGNILQEGLTTNEEGKIVVENLKPGMYQFVETKAPKHYQLDETPIKFTIEKSKMEADVRVVKVQVENELIPGSIELVKVDEDNKDKTLEGAVFELQDAEGNTLQEGLTTNEAGKIVVEDLRPGKYQFVETKAPTHYQLDKAPIPFTIEFSQKETLKLTVENTLIPDEPVSNDEKNNNGHTDTTHTNNDNKQNLDKPVQQFNDKLPQTGEEWLRYMIILGISLITFGGILILSKRKNIS; encoded by the coding sequence TTGAAGAAGCAGTTAAGTGTGCTTTTTATTATTTTCCTTTTATTGCAAACAATTTCTAGTAGTCTGGCGTTTCCAATGCAGATCAATGCACAAGAGATAGACAATGAAATTGTAACAAACATGGAGCTAATTGATGAATCAGGGGATTCCATTCAACTAGAGAATAAACAAAAAGCGACACACGTAAGGGTGGACTGGTCAATCAAAGACATAACAGTCGATCCTAAAATAGCTTATACCCAGCCAATACCTACTGCTATTGAAATAAAAAAGAAGCAGGAAGGAAAATTGATGGTAGAAGAAGTAGAAGTGGGAACTTACGTTGTAGATACAGACAACAAGGTAACTATTCGCTTTAAAGAGGAAATTAGCCAATTCCCAAACACTAGCGGATCATTTATGGTAGAAGTTGCTCAGGGCATGCAAGATAAGAATAATGCCGATGAACAGCAAGCTGACAAAGCAACTACTGCTCAAAAAGCAGATAAACCAACAAAAGTTTTACAAGAAGATTCAAATGATCCAAAAGGGGAAGTAAAGCATGATGAAAATTCAACATCTGAAGAAGCAGCAAAATCTGCTGCAGGTAACAAGGAATTGCAGGCGGAGAAGATAGCAGTAGAAAAAGTTGCTTCATTAAATGAAATTACTAAAAATATATTGACTAATGCTGAGGTTTCCTATCAAGACGTGAATGGTGAACCTTTAACAAAACCAGGAAAAGACTCAATAATTTCAATAAAGTATTGGTGGGAATTACCGAATAGACATGGATATAAAGCCGGGGACACCTTTACATTTCAGGTGCCGGAAGAGTTAGATATTTATTCTGAGTTTGAGCGCGTTGAATTGAAGTTTAATGGAGAAACGATCGGCTATTTATCTGTAAAAAAAGATGGGACGGCAACGATTGAATTTACAAAGTTTATTGAAGAATACTCTAATATAAACGGAACTTTCGAGATTTGGACACAATTAAAAGAAGAAACGGTTATTACCGAAAACAGAGAAGTTATTATAACGCCAATTGAAGGAAAGGAAGCTATTACTATACCAATAGATTTTAATCCTGGTTGGCCGGCAGTTGAGAAACAAGGAGTTCCAAATCGGTCCTATAATGCCGAAGAAATTGAATGGACGATAGATTTTAACAAAACGTTAGAGACAATACGTAATGCTAAGGTAATTGACCCGATCCAAAAAGGGCAAGTTCTAAGAGAAGACTCTATAAAATTGTATCATTTAGAGACAAAATTAAACGGAGAAGCGACTCTTGGTGATGAGGTTGAATCTACAGCATATACAGTTAGGAAAACGGAGAATGGGGAAGACTTCACGATTAAATTTAATAAAGATATCCATTCAGCCTATCGTTTAGTATACGTTACAGATATTACCGATGATGATCAAGCTGAATTTAATAATAAAGTGTCGTTAACTGGTAATGACTTTGAGAATAAAAGTGCTGAGGCTACAGTATCTGTTGGTAGAGGAGCGCCTTTAGAGAAAAGAGCTGCACATTACGATCGCGAGAATCAAGTCATTACTTGGGAAATTCGTTATAATTACAATGAGAAAAACATCGCCAAAGAAGATGCGCTGTTAAAAGATTTTTTTAATGGAAGTCAAGAGTTGATAGAAAATTCATTTGTCGTATCAAAAATTACGATTCATGAGAATGGTGGAGAAACGAGTGCGGAAGAAATTGTTAAAGGAACCGATTATACAGTAACTCCTAAACAACAAGGAGATCAAACCGGTTTTCATTTACAGTTTACAGAAGACATTTCTTCTGCGTACAAAATTTTGTATAAAACCAAAGCTTCAGAGCGGGTTTTTGACCAAGAAACAATTACGAATACTGTAAATACTGGCGATCATGAGACAACGGATAATCAAACCATTGACCAAGTAATATTATTTAAAAGTCATGGCACACCGAATTACAAGGATAAGACAATGGAATGGTCCGTTTCCTTCAATCACGATAAACAAAAGATGAACAATGTCGTTGTAGACGATATATTCACCAATAAAGGTCTAACCCTTGTTCCTGAATCACTCAAGATTTCAGGATTGGAAAAAGGAATCGATTATAGACTGACTAAAAATGAAGCTGATCAATTTGAAATTGAATTTCTTAAACCAATCACTGATTCCCATACGATAACCTATACAACGAAGTTTGACTATGAGCAGCGTGAAAATAAGGAAGAGCATTTTGTTAACCATGCATATCTGACTTGGACAGATGAAGAAGGAAATAATAAGGAGAAAGATGCCGAAGCTATATTTAAACCAGATGATTACACACAACATAATGGGTTCAAATATGGTTCCTATAATGCAGTGACAAAGGAAATTACTTGGAATATAGGCGTCAACTATAATTTGAAAACTTTGGAAAGTGCAGTAGTGAAAGATTTTATCCAAGGAAATCAGCAATTGAAGCGTGATTCCATTACCGTCTATGAGATGGAACTCACAGGAGGAGCAAATGGAATAAGATTAAAAGAAGCGGTACCAGGGGAAGATTACTCCATTAAGTTTATAAAAAATGAAAAGGCAGAGCCCGGTTTTCAAGTCTCATTTGAAAAAGAGATGAAGGAAGCATATTTGATTGAATATAAGACGAGTTTGGATGAACTGGAATTAGTCGCAGAAAACTACAAAAATAGAGCAACACTCTACAATGGAGATAAAAAAGAAACCGACTTAGATGCTTCTGTATCTATTCCACATGGAGGAAAATATACGGAGAAGTCAGGCAGTCAGAGCGGGAAAATTATTGATTGGAAAGTAAATATTAACTTTGCCCAGTCAAATGTTAGCAATGCCACCATAGTTGACAATCCAAGTAATAATCAAGCGCTCTTGGAAAACTCATTCCATTTGTATGCAACATCTGTAAATGAACATGGTGATGTCACAAAAGGAGAGAAACTGGAGCTTGGAACCGATTATACCTTAGAATTAAATCAAAATCCGGATTCGTTTATCCTTAAATTTAGAGAAGAAATAAACGAACCATATATGTTGGAATATCAGTCACTCATTCTTGAGAAACCAGGGAATTCTGTAAGTAACAGTATCTCTTTCAATGGCGACAATATTGATGAAGTAGTGAATGAGTCTAAAGAAACGATAAAGGTAAAATATACTAATGGTATGGGAGAAGGCACTGGAGAAATCGGCAGACTAACTGTTAACAAAACAGATAGCAAAACTGGTGAACTCCTTCCAGGTGCTACCTTTACTCTGGTGGATGAGGAAAGTGGGGTTACTATTGGCACGAAAACAACTGGTGAAGGTGGAAAAGCTGTTTTTGATCGATTGCTCTATGGAGATTATACGTTGATTGAAGACAGTGCACCAGATGGCTATTTCATTGATAAAAAACAATATACTATTACGATTAATAAACCATATGAAGAAGGCAGTGCTGAAAAATTAGGGAATCAGTATACAGTTACCAATTCGAAGCTAATTCATGCTGTCCAATTAAATAAGGTGGATAAAGAAACAGGTAAGACCTTATCCGGTGCTTCTTTTGTCTTACAGAAGAAAAATGGAGATACGTATGAGAATATCAATTACGTAACAACAAATGCAGCTGGTATTATTTACAAGGATGGTTTGGAACCTGGAGATTATCAGTTTATAGAAACAAAAGCCCCTAATGGTTACCAACTCAATACGGAGCCAATTCCATTTACAATCGGTAAAAAACAAACAGAAGTTCTTACATTAACAGCAGAGAATATAAAACTTGGTTCGGTGGAATTAACAAAACTTGCTGAAGATGGTGAGAATCAAGTTCTAAAAGATGCAGAATTTCGATTAGAACGTGAAGATGGATCTGTTGTTTATCCGCTATTAAGGACAGATGAGAATGGGAAAATCTTTGTTTCTAATCTTCAGCCAGGCAAGTATCAATTTATCGAAACTAAAGCACCAGCATATTATTTGCTTAACAAGGAACCAATTCCCTTTACTATAGAACCTGGAAAAACAAAGGCAGTAACTGTAGAAGCCATGAATGAACTTATTCTGGGTAAAGTAGAGCTAACAAAGGTTGACAAGGATCAGGAAGAAGTTTCATTAGAAGGTGCTGTGTTCAATCTTTTAAATGAAAAAGATGAAGTTATACAAAAAAATTTAACAACGAATGAGGAAGGTAAAATTGTTGTTGAAAATCTGAAACCAGGCATGTATCAATTCGTGGAAACAAAAGCGCCGGATCATTATCAGTTAAATGCAACTCCAATTAAATTTACAATTGAGAAAAGCAAAACGGAAGCAGATGTTAGGGTAGTTAAGGTGCAAGCAGAAAATGAGCTAATTCCAGGGTCTGTCGAACTTGTAAAAGTTGAAGAAGATAACAAAGATAAGACACTAGAGGGTGCCGTATTCGAACTGCAAGATGCAGAAGGCAACACCCTTCAAGAAGGCTTAACAACGAATGAAGCAGGCAAAATCGTTGTAGAAGACCTGCGACCAGGCAAGTACCAGTTTGTTGAAACCAAAGCACCAGCTCATTACCAGCTAGATGCTAAACCAATCGCGTTTGATGTTGAAACGAGTCAGAAAGAGATATTAAGATTAACTGCAATGAATACGTTGACTACTGGTAAAGTGGAACTTACCAAAATTGACAGAAACGACCAGGCAACGAAACTAGAAGGAGCCGAATTTGAACTGCAAGATGCAAAAGGTAATATCCTTCAAGAAGGTTTAACAACGAATGAGGAAGGTAAAATTGTTGTTGAAAATCTGAAACCGGGCATGTATCAATTCGTGGAAACAAAAGCGCCAAAGCATTATCAACTAGACGAAACTCCAATTAAATTTACGATTGAGAAAAGCAAAATGGAAGCAGATGTTAGGGTAGTTAAGGTGCAAGTAGAAAATGAGCTAATTCCAGGGTCTATCGAACTTGTAAAAGTTGATGAAGATAACAAAGATAAGACACTAGAGGGTGCCGTATTCGAACTGCAAGATGCAGAAGGCAACACCCTTCAAGAAGGTCTAACAACGAATGAGGCAGGCAAAATCGTTGTAGAAGACCTGCGACCAGGTAAGTACCAGTTTGTCGAAACCAAAGCACCAACTCACTACCAGCTAGATAAAGCGCCAATTCCTTTTACGATTGAATTTAGTCAGAAGGAGACACTTAAACTAACGGTAGAAAATACACTTATTCCAGATGAACCAGTATCTAATGATGAGAAAAATAACAATGGACATACGGATACAACTCACACAAACAATGATAACAAGCAGAACCTAGATAAACCGGTACAGCAGTTTAACGACAAACTTCCACAAACTGGAGAAGAATGGTTACGTTATATGATCATTTTAGGTATCTCATTAATCACTTTTGGAGGTATTCTCATCTTATCTAAACGTAAAAATATCTCTTAA
- a CDS encoding phosphatidylserine decarboxylase: protein MLKWLFKIFVELTGNRFMSRLLIRVTTSKWSRIFIPLFVKVYHINQAEMKLPLSEYHSLQHLFTRELKSEIRAIDNHKHVIVSPVDGVVSAFGSVSEVEKYKVKNRQLNLEEMLGSEEIAATYKKGKYIILYLSPHHYHRIHSPVKGRITNSWTLGGKSYPVNSLGIKYGNKPLSTNRRTVTEIESELQNIAVVKVGALNVNSIHLTNQSKELEPGDELAYFSFGSTVILLMENEHLQFATNVTVGEEIKYGERLLFLN from the coding sequence TTGCTTAAGTGGCTTTTTAAGATATTTGTAGAATTGACTGGAAATCGTTTTATGTCCCGATTACTTATACGTGTGACAACGTCTAAATGGAGTCGCATTTTCATTCCGTTGTTTGTAAAAGTTTATCATATCAACCAGGCAGAAATGAAATTACCGTTGTCTGAATACCATAGCCTTCAGCATTTGTTTACTAGAGAGCTAAAATCGGAGATAAGAGCTATTGATAATCATAAGCATGTAATCGTTAGCCCGGTAGATGGTGTAGTTAGTGCTTTTGGATCTGTAAGTGAGGTGGAAAAATATAAGGTAAAAAATCGACAACTAAATTTAGAAGAAATGCTAGGTAGTGAAGAGATAGCAGCAACCTATAAGAAAGGTAAATATATCATTTTATATTTATCTCCTCATCATTATCATAGAATTCATAGTCCTGTAAAAGGGAGGATTACGAACAGCTGGACCCTAGGTGGAAAATCCTATCCTGTTAATTCGCTTGGAATAAAATACGGCAACAAACCGCTTTCAACGAATCGCCGAACGGTTACAGAAATAGAGAGTGAGCTCCAAAATATTGCAGTCGTTAAAGTTGGAGCATTAAATGTGAATAGTATCCACCTTACGAACCAATCAAAAGAGCTAGAACCAGGAGATGAGTTAGCTTATTTCTCATTCGGTTCCACAGTCATTTTGTTAATGGAAAATGAACACCTTCAATTCGCGACAAATGTGACTGTAGGAGAAGAAATAAAATATGGGGAAAGACTTTTATTTCTTAATTAG
- the dacB gene encoding D-alanyl-D-alanine carboxypeptidase/D-alanyl-D-alanine endopeptidase produces MIRKRYLCLVISVIVIISLLNQNNPLLVTATKDIDKETITENASLEEKLSAILMNKHLAGTSTAVSVMHANTGKLLFSQNASSRLHPASNMKLLTAVSALEVLGEDYQFSTEILTNGKVKGNVLHGNLYVKGKGDPTLLAKDLQRFARDLRKQGIRKIKGNLIGDDTWYDDIRLSQDLNWSDESVYTGAQVSALTLSPNEDYDAGTVIVEVLPRKAAEGKAKLRITPKTDYVNIVNNTKMINKDGKKDISIERKHGTNTIVVEGTMPVNGSNAKDWISIWEPTGYVLDVFEVALNEAGISFIGHSKPTRGKTPTKANKLAIKKSIPLKELLIPFMKLSNNGHGEVLTKEMGKVMHNEGSWEKGIEAIEQVMSDMGIDPTSILLRDGSGMSHKNMIPANALTQLLYHAQHKPWFKVFKQSLPVAGESDRFVGGTLRERMKTGPAKSNVMAKTGSLTGMSTLSGYVMTKDQHPIIFSIMINNYLGSSKHIMAIEDQIAETLAEHDFSK; encoded by the coding sequence GTGATAAGGAAAAGATATTTATGTTTGGTTATTTCTGTTATCGTTATAATTTCGTTATTGAATCAAAATAATCCATTGCTCGTGACAGCAACAAAAGATATAGACAAAGAAACAATAACTGAAAATGCTTCGTTAGAGGAAAAACTATCAGCCATCCTGATGAATAAGCATTTAGCTGGAACGTCAACAGCTGTTAGCGTTATGCATGCGAACACAGGAAAACTGTTATTTTCGCAGAATGCATCTAGTCGATTACATCCAGCATCCAATATGAAGCTGCTCACTGCAGTATCAGCATTGGAGGTACTGGGTGAGGATTATCAATTTTCAACTGAAATACTAACGAATGGGAAAGTGAAAGGTAATGTACTACATGGAAACTTATATGTAAAAGGAAAAGGAGATCCGACCCTATTAGCGAAAGATTTACAACGTTTTGCTCGTGATTTAAGAAAGCAGGGAATTCGAAAAATAAAAGGCAATCTTATTGGCGATGACACATGGTATGATGATATTCGTCTATCCCAAGATTTAAATTGGTCAGATGAATCTGTTTATACTGGAGCACAAGTATCGGCTTTAACCCTTTCTCCAAATGAAGATTATGACGCTGGAACGGTTATTGTCGAGGTGCTTCCTAGGAAAGCAGCTGAAGGAAAAGCAAAACTACGTATAACGCCTAAAACCGATTATGTAAACATCGTGAATAACACAAAAATGATAAATAAGGATGGGAAAAAGGATATTTCTATTGAACGAAAACATGGAACGAATACGATTGTCGTTGAAGGAACGATGCCGGTAAATGGTTCGAATGCAAAAGATTGGATATCCATTTGGGAACCAACAGGGTATGTATTAGATGTGTTTGAAGTAGCTCTTAACGAAGCAGGTATCTCTTTTATTGGACATTCTAAACCCACTCGGGGGAAAACGCCTACAAAAGCGAATAAGCTAGCTATAAAAAAATCAATACCGTTAAAAGAATTACTTATTCCATTTATGAAACTAAGTAATAATGGACATGGTGAAGTACTTACGAAAGAAATGGGAAAAGTGATGCATAATGAAGGCAGCTGGGAAAAAGGAATAGAAGCTATAGAACAAGTCATGTCTGACATGGGAATCGATCCAACATCCATACTATTACGCGATGGATCTGGGATGTCACATAAAAATATGATCCCAGCAAATGCGCTTACCCAATTACTTTATCATGCGCAACATAAACCTTGGTTTAAAGTATTTAAACAATCCCTGCCGGTAGCCGGGGAATCCGACAGATTCGTTGGCGGCACCCTCCGTGAGCGCATGAAAACGGGACCTGCAAAATCCAATGTGATGGCAAAGACAGGCTCATTAACAGGTATGTCAACACTATCCGGTTATGTAATGACAAAGGATCAACACCCAATTATTTTTTCGATCATGATAAATAACTATCTTGGATCAAGTAAACATATCATGGCGATCGAGGACCAAATCGCTGAGACATTGGCAGAGCATGATTTTTCGAAATAA
- a CDS encoding class I SAM-dependent methyltransferase: protein MFSYYSNLSSEVYDLDKPIGHSFGDIEFYLERLATSTGKILEPAVGTGRMLIPLLENGLDVEGFDVSSEMLTICRDHCGKRGLNPKLFTASMQDFQVDQKYEAIILASGTFLLLHKRDDSLKALTNFYHHLADGGRIIFDIFLQTDIELGKAHTKTWKCENGDVITLETKITQVDYIHQYTVSHNRYEKWRNGVLQQTELERFPLRWYGVEEIKLILQTIGFNDITISTNYKYGKYPTQADQSITFEAVAKK, encoded by the coding sequence ATGTTTAGTTATTACAGTAATCTATCATCAGAAGTATACGATTTGGATAAGCCGATAGGTCATTCCTTCGGCGATATAGAGTTTTACTTGGAACGTCTTGCTACTAGTACAGGAAAAATTCTTGAGCCTGCTGTTGGTACAGGGCGCATGCTTATCCCGCTTCTAGAAAACGGTCTTGATGTTGAAGGTTTTGATGTATCCTCTGAAATGTTGACTATTTGTCGTGATCATTGTGGAAAAAGAGGTCTGAACCCAAAACTTTTTACAGCATCCATGCAGGATTTCCAAGTCGATCAGAAATACGAAGCGATTATACTGGCATCAGGTACTTTTTTATTACTACATAAAAGAGATGATTCACTAAAAGCGCTAACGAACTTTTACCATCATTTAGCGGATGGAGGCCGAATTATTTTTGATATTTTTCTGCAAACGGATATTGAATTAGGAAAAGCACATACCAAAACATGGAAATGTGAAAATGGAGATGTCATTACATTAGAAACAAAAATAACTCAAGTAGACTATATTCATCAGTATACCGTTTCCCATAATCGGTATGAAAAGTGGAGAAACGGTGTACTCCAACAAACTGAATTAGAGCGGTTTCCACTACGTTGGTATGGAGTAGAAGAAATAAAATTAATTTTACAAACAATAGGATTCAATGATATTACAATCTCTACTAATTATAAATACGGAAAATATCCAACGCAAGCAGATCAATCAATTACTTTTGAAGCAGTAGCAAAAAAATAG
- a CDS encoding DedA family protein, with translation MSDLGSLVTQYGYIGIFTVLVLGIIGLPLPDEVLLTYVGYSVYLGRMSLKYSIFIAILGSIIGISISYLLGKKLGIPFIKRFGPKLRIKEKNIIWAQNKYKKYGGFFLLIGYFIPGVRHITAYLAGISNYRYSYFAIFAYLGAVIWASAFIILGTILGNNWEIIERVFYHASKAFWILLFIVLVSIYIIRSKKKSKT, from the coding sequence ATGTCAGATCTAGGGAGTCTTGTTACACAATACGGCTATATTGGAATATTTACTGTTCTCGTCTTAGGTATTATCGGACTTCCCCTGCCTGATGAGGTACTACTCACATACGTAGGCTATAGTGTGTATTTAGGCAGAATGTCACTAAAGTATTCCATTTTCATTGCTATTTTAGGCTCTATCATCGGAATTTCTATTAGCTATTTGCTGGGAAAGAAGCTAGGAATTCCGTTTATTAAACGATTTGGCCCAAAATTACGTATAAAAGAAAAAAATATTATTTGGGCTCAAAATAAGTATAAAAAGTATGGGGGATTTTTTCTTCTAATTGGTTATTTTATCCCTGGAGTCAGACATATAACTGCCTATTTAGCTGGTATATCCAATTATCGTTATTCGTATTTTGCCATCTTTGCCTATTTAGGTGCTGTTATCTGGGCATCTGCGTTCATTATTTTAGGAACAATATTAGGAAATAACTGGGAAATTATTGAACGGGTATTCTATCATGCTTCGAAAGCATTTTGGATTTTGCTTTTTATCGTTCTCGTATCCATCTATATAATAAGATCAAAAAAGAAATCAAAAACGTGA
- the pssA gene encoding CDP-diacylglycerol--serine O-phosphatidyltransferase, which produces MNIKKQIPNMFTLGNLYCGFLSIGYAANNQYKNAAVLVLIGMMLDSMDGRIARMLRVESSLGKELDSLADIVTFGIAPCFLVYYTIFSNSGWLGFAVSGLFPLFGAYRLARFNITSDNDSINHFVGVPITAAGGILAILTLFNEQIPSIVTTVIFTALCFLMVSTIKIPSCKQIPLPRYGTIVTIFLGALLVIINIEAHGRFPYLLYVATPLYLIYVAYRFFKIKEIR; this is translated from the coding sequence ATGAATATAAAAAAACAAATACCAAATATGTTTACATTAGGAAATTTATATTGTGGTTTTTTATCAATTGGTTATGCTGCCAACAACCAATATAAAAATGCAGCTGTACTTGTTCTTATCGGGATGATGTTAGACAGTATGGATGGTCGGATTGCCAGAATGTTACGAGTTGAAAGTTCTCTAGGGAAAGAGTTAGATTCTTTAGCTGATATTGTAACTTTTGGCATAGCTCCATGCTTCTTAGTATACTATACGATATTCTCTAATAGTGGATGGCTTGGCTTTGCGGTCTCTGGATTATTCCCATTATTTGGGGCGTACCGATTAGCTAGATTCAATATTACATCAGATAATGATTCTATTAATCATTTTGTAGGTGTACCAATTACCGCTGCCGGGGGAATACTAGCGATATTAACTTTATTTAATGAACAAATTCCTAGTATTGTAACAACTGTTATTTTCACTGCACTGTGCTTCTTAATGGTAAGTACAATCAAAATACCAAGCTGTAAACAAATCCCCTTACCTAGATATGGTACCATTGTAACCATCTTCTTGGGGGCATTGTTAGTTATCATTAATATTGAAGCACATGGTAGATTTCCTTATTTACTCTATGTCGCAACACCTCTCTACCTGATATATGTGGCGTATCGTTTTTTCAAAATCAAAGAAATCAGATAA